In a single window of the Deinococcus aetherius genome:
- a CDS encoding aminopeptidase translates to MQTSDAGSLLQYDPERHAALLADYCLTAAPGERLLVAGGTEAVPLVREVTRAVLRRGARPVVRLDYPGQDDDLAAFAPDDVLDDIHPADLADVEALDGSLRILTPEPGSDGNAAGLARLIAARAPIAAARARKKWSLTLYPTAHAASQAGMTGEEFGAFVMRAMFLDRPDPVAAWGEVRERQARLIERLTRADRVRIEAPGTDLTLRVESRTWANSDGKRNMPSGEVFTGPIEDSAEGVVTFTIPAGYGGRMVRGARLVFRAGEVVEASAEEGEDVLRAALATDPGARRLGELGIGTNDGIQTPTGNILFDEKIGGTVHLALGRAYPETGGTNKSAIHWDLITDLRTGGRLSLDGEAVQEGGRFVE, encoded by the coding sequence GTGCAGACCTCTGATGCGGGTTCTCTCCTCCAGTACGACCCCGAGCGTCACGCCGCCCTGCTCGCCGACTACTGCCTCACGGCAGCCCCGGGCGAACGGCTCCTCGTCGCGGGGGGCACCGAGGCCGTCCCCCTCGTGCGGGAGGTGACGCGGGCCGTTCTGAGACGCGGTGCCCGGCCCGTGGTGCGTCTCGACTACCCTGGCCAGGACGACGACTTGGCGGCCTTCGCCCCGGATGACGTGTTGGACGACATCCATCCGGCAGACCTCGCGGACGTGGAGGCGCTCGACGGCAGCCTGCGGATTCTGACGCCGGAGCCGGGCAGCGACGGGAACGCCGCCGGGCTCGCCCGCCTGATCGCCGCCCGCGCCCCCATCGCTGCCGCCCGGGCGAGGAAGAAGTGGAGCCTCACCCTCTACCCCACCGCCCATGCCGCCTCCCAGGCGGGGATGACCGGGGAGGAGTTCGGCGCTTTCGTCATGCGCGCGATGTTCCTCGACCGCCCCGACCCGGTGGCCGCCTGGGGCGAGGTGCGCGAGCGGCAGGCCCGCCTGATCGAGCGGCTGACCCGCGCCGACCGGGTGCGGATCGAGGCGCCGGGCACCGACCTCACGCTGCGCGTGGAAAGCCGGACCTGGGCCAACAGCGACGGCAAGCGCAACATGCCCAGCGGCGAGGTCTTCACCGGGCCGATTGAGGACAGCGCGGAGGGCGTGGTCACCTTCACCATTCCAGCAGGCTACGGCGGGCGGATGGTGCGCGGGGCCCGGCTCGTCTTCCGCGCGGGCGAGGTCGTGGAGGCGAGCGCGGAGGAGGGCGAGGACGTGCTGCGGGCGGCCCTCGCCACCGACCCCGGGGCGCGGCGGCTGGGGGAACTCGGCATCGGCACGAACGACGGCATCCAGACGCCCACCGGCAACATCCTCTTCGACGAGAAGATCGGCGGCACCGTCCACCTCGCCCTGGGCCGCGCCTACCCCGAGACGGGCGGCACGAACAAAAGCGCGATCCACTGGGACCTCATCACCGACCTGCGGACGGGCGGGCGGCTGAGCCTGGACGGGGAAGCCGTGCAGGAGGGGGGGCGGTTCGTGGAATGA
- the purU gene encoding formyltetrahydrofolate deformylase: MTAAPNSTEHSPQKPSPPRLDPLNTATLTITCPDRGGIVAAVSQFLHNHGANIIHSDQHSTDPAGGIFFMRMEFHLDGLDLARGPFERAFSSVVAEPFGMDWRLSYTTQPKRMAILVSKYDHCFLDLLWRKRRGELNVDLPLVLSNHEDLRRDAEMFGIPFHVVPVTKENKAEAEAEQVRLLREADVDFAVLARYMQILSGDFLSGFGRPVINIHHSFLPAFIGANPYRAAFNRGVKLIGATSHYVTEELDAGPIIAQDVVPVTHRETPDTLMRLGRDVERQVLARAVKAHVEDRVLVYGNKTVVF, translated from the coding sequence ATGACGGCCGCGCCCAACTCCACAGAGCACAGCCCCCAGAAGCCCAGCCCCCCGAGGCTCGACCCGCTGAACACCGCCACCCTGACCATCACCTGCCCGGACCGGGGGGGAATCGTGGCCGCCGTCTCGCAGTTCCTGCACAACCACGGGGCGAATATCATCCACAGTGACCAGCACTCCACCGACCCCGCAGGCGGGATCTTCTTCATGCGGATGGAGTTCCATCTCGACGGCCTCGACCTCGCCCGTGGCCCCTTCGAGCGGGCCTTTTCCAGCGTCGTCGCCGAGCCCTTCGGGATGGACTGGCGCCTGAGCTACACCACCCAGCCCAAGCGCATGGCGATCCTGGTGAGCAAGTACGACCACTGCTTCCTCGACCTGCTGTGGCGCAAGCGGCGGGGGGAACTCAACGTCGACCTGCCCCTCGTCCTCTCCAACCACGAGGACCTGCGCCGGGACGCAGAGATGTTCGGCATCCCCTTCCACGTCGTGCCCGTGACGAAGGAGAACAAGGCGGAGGCGGAGGCCGAGCAGGTGCGACTCCTAAGGGAGGCCGACGTCGACTTCGCCGTCCTCGCCCGCTACATGCAGATTCTCTCGGGCGACTTCCTGAGCGGGTTCGGGCGCCCCGTCATCAACATCCACCATTCCTTCCTGCCCGCCTTTATCGGCGCCAACCCCTACCGCGCGGCCTTCAACCGGGGCGTCAAGCTGATCGGCGCGACGAGCCACTACGTCACCGAAGAACTCGACGCCGGGCCGATCATCGCCCAGGACGTGGTTCCCGTGACCCACCGCGAGACGCCCGACACCCTGATGCGCCTGGGCCGCGACGTGGAGCGCCAGGTCCTCGCCCGGGCGGTGAAGGCCCATGTCGAGGACCGGGTGCTGGTGTACGGGAACAAGACGGTGGTGTTCTGA